A section of the Chryseobacterium scophthalmum genome encodes:
- a CDS encoding GNAT family N-acetyltransferase, with the protein MENTRKATIQDLPQLAELFDQYRVFYHKESDISAAENFLKQRIENKDSEIFVAESEGKLTGFVQLYPLFSSTRMKRYWLLNDLYVNKNYRGKGFSKKLIEEAKQLAKSTDASGILLETGKSNNIGNQLYPSCGFEIYDEVNFYEWTNKI; encoded by the coding sequence ATGGAAAATACAAGAAAAGCTACGATTCAGGATTTACCTCAATTAGCCGAATTGTTTGATCAATACAGAGTTTTTTACCATAAAGAATCTGATATTTCTGCTGCAGAAAACTTTTTAAAACAAAGAATAGAAAACAAAGATTCCGAAATTTTTGTTGCTGAAAGTGAAGGAAAATTGACAGGCTTCGTTCAGTTGTATCCACTATTTTCATCCACAAGAATGAAACGTTATTGGCTGTTGAATGATTTGTATGTCAATAAAAATTACAGAGGAAAAGGCTTTTCTAAGAAGTTAATTGAAGAAGCTAAACAATTAGCAAAATCCACCGATGCTTCCGGAATTCTCCTCGAAACAGGAAAATCAAACAATATCGGAAACCAACTTTACCCAAGTTGCGGATTTGAAATTTACGATGAAGTGAATTTCTATGAATGGACAAATAAAATTTAA
- a CDS encoding DinB family protein, with translation MTDFQKYIQRYLDLIPSENWLEELKSVGEKTVSLFSFLTEEQSKFAYAEGKWTLKEVLLHLSDTERVFQYRTLAIARGEEKNLPGFDEELYAQNSFANERSLDSLLEEYQLVRQSSQILLETMNSSALNSMGTANGNQISAETIGKLIVGHNIHHLNVIEERYLPKL, from the coding sequence ATGACTGATTTTCAAAAATATATTCAACGATATTTAGATTTAATTCCATCTGAAAACTGGCTGGAAGAATTGAAATCTGTAGGTGAAAAAACTGTTTCTTTATTTTCATTTTTAACTGAAGAGCAATCGAAATTTGCTTATGCAGAAGGAAAATGGACATTGAAAGAAGTGCTTCTTCATTTATCAGATACGGAAAGAGTTTTTCAATACAGAACTCTGGCTATTGCAAGAGGTGAAGAAAAGAATTTACCCGGATTCGATGAAGAATTATATGCTCAAAACTCTTTTGCGAACGAAAGAAGCTTAGATTCTTTGTTAGAGGAATATCAATTGGTGAGACAATCTTCTCAGATTTTATTGGAGACAATGAATTCTTCAGCCTTAAATAGTATGGGAACTGCCAATGGAAATCAAATTTCTGCAGAAACTATCGGAAAATTGATCGTTGGACACAATATTCATCATTTGAATGTGATTGAGGAAAGATATTTACCGAAGTTGTAA
- a CDS encoding GIY-YIG nuclease family protein, whose amino-acid sequence MKAGFIYIMTNENNTVLYTGVTSNLPKRIQQHKEKFFELSFTSKYNVCKLVYWESFQEIGDAIFREKQIKAGSRQKKIDLINSINPEWRDLTEDIKDIMNPF is encoded by the coding sequence ATGAAAGCCGGATTTATCTATATTATGACCAATGAAAACAATACTGTTCTTTATACAGGTGTGACATCTAATCTTCCAAAAAGAATTCAGCAGCATAAAGAAAAGTTTTTTGAATTAAGCTTTACATCAAAATATAATGTATGTAAACTTGTCTATTGGGAATCTTTTCAAGAAATCGGCGACGCGATTTTTAGAGAAAAACAAATTAAGGCAGGCTCAAGACAGAAAAAAATAGATTTAATAAACTCAATTAATCCCGAATGGAGAGATTTGACTGAAGACATTAAGGATATTATGAATCCTTTTTGA
- a CDS encoding L-threonylcarbamoyladenylate synthase, with amino-acid sequence MENIINILKSGGTILYPTDTIWGIGCDATNIDAINKIFDIKKREKNKSMIILVESEKRLQDLVDVPEMAWEIIDLSEKPVTIVYENPKGLPKELLAEDGSIGIRLVKNDFCKKLITKLNKPLVSTSANFSGDKSPLKFSDISKEIIDLVDFAVEEDREKVSQYSGSSVIKIWSDNRIKVLRE; translated from the coding sequence ATGGAAAACATTATCAACATACTAAAATCTGGCGGAACAATTTTATATCCAACAGACACCATCTGGGGAATTGGTTGTGACGCAACAAATATAGACGCCATCAACAAAATTTTCGATATTAAAAAGCGTGAAAAAAATAAATCGATGATTATTCTAGTCGAATCTGAAAAAAGATTGCAGGATTTGGTCGACGTTCCGGAAATGGCGTGGGAAATTATCGATTTGAGCGAAAAACCAGTAACGATAGTTTACGAAAACCCAAAAGGTTTACCGAAAGAATTATTGGCAGAAGACGGAAGCATAGGAATTCGTTTGGTGAAAAATGATTTTTGTAAAAAGCTAATTACTAAATTAAACAAACCTTTAGTTTCAACTTCAGCTAATTTCAGTGGAGACAAAAGTCCGTTGAAATTCTCTGATATTTCAAAAGAAATTATTGATCTGGTAGATTTTGCGGTGGAAGAAGATCGCGAAAAAGTTTCGCAATATTCAGGTTCATCTGTGATAAAAATCTGGAGTGACAACAGAATAAAAGTTTTGAGAGAATGA
- a CDS encoding CCA tRNA nucleotidyltransferase translates to MFINLNQNQNLKLFKIISEVAAANNQSVYIVGGFVRDLLMKRRASTDIDFVTEQSGIELAQNVGKEIDPKMKVSVFKTYGTAMIRYKDLELEFVGARKESYTENSRKPEVEGGTIEDDQKRRDFTINAMAISLNKDNFGELIDPFDGIGDLEKGILRTPLEPAQTYSDDPLRMMRAVRFASTLNFTIEENSLNAIKQEAERIKIVSMERIMVEFNKIMLSQKPSVGLKLMEETGLMKLIIPELIDLKGVEEVEAQTHKDNFYHTLEVVDNISENTDNLWLRWAALLHDIGKAPTKKFVEGTGWTFHGHEFLGSKMVKTLFQKLKLPLNADMKYVQKMVKLSSRPIALITDDASDSALRRLLFDAGEDMEDLFTLCKADITTKNSRKQEKFKKNFLYVADKIKEVEEKDQVRNFQPPISGEEIMEMFNLKPGREIGILKEKVKEAILEGEIGNDHQEAKSFVITEAEKLGLTLA, encoded by the coding sequence ATGTTCATCAACCTCAATCAAAATCAAAATTTAAAACTTTTCAAAATTATTTCTGAAGTTGCAGCGGCAAACAATCAGTCGGTGTACATTGTGGGTGGTTTTGTGCGCGATCTTTTAATGAAAAGAAGAGCATCTACCGATATTGATTTTGTGACCGAACAAAGCGGAATTGAGCTTGCCCAAAATGTGGGAAAAGAAATTGATCCTAAAATGAAAGTTTCAGTTTTTAAAACCTACGGAACGGCGATGATCAGGTATAAAGATCTTGAATTGGAATTTGTAGGGGCAAGAAAAGAAAGCTACACTGAAAACAGCCGTAAACCTGAAGTAGAAGGTGGAACTATTGAAGATGATCAGAAAAGAAGAGATTTTACCATCAATGCAATGGCGATTTCTTTAAATAAAGATAATTTTGGAGAATTAATAGATCCTTTTGATGGAATTGGTGATCTTGAAAAGGGAATTTTGAGAACTCCTTTAGAACCTGCTCAAACGTATTCTGATGATCCGTTGAGAATGATGAGAGCGGTGCGTTTTGCATCAACTTTAAATTTTACGATTGAAGAAAATTCTTTAAATGCAATCAAACAAGAAGCTGAAAGAATAAAGATTGTTTCTATGGAAAGAATCATGGTTGAATTTAATAAAATCATGCTTTCACAGAAACCTTCTGTTGGATTAAAATTGATGGAAGAAACAGGATTGATGAAGCTTATTATTCCTGAGCTAATTGATCTGAAAGGAGTAGAAGAAGTAGAAGCACAGACTCATAAAGATAACTTTTACCACACTTTGGAAGTGGTTGACAATATTTCTGAAAACACTGATAATTTGTGGCTTCGTTGGGCAGCTTTGCTTCACGATATTGGAAAAGCTCCGACAAAAAAATTCGTAGAAGGAACAGGTTGGACTTTTCATGGACATGAATTTTTAGGTTCAAAAATGGTAAAAACACTTTTTCAAAAACTGAAATTACCATTGAATGCAGATATGAAATACGTTCAGAAGATGGTAAAACTTTCATCAAGACCAATTGCATTAATTACCGATGATGCTTCAGATTCTGCACTGAGAAGACTTTTGTTTGATGCAGGAGAAGATATGGAAGATTTGTTTACACTTTGTAAAGCAGATATCACGACCAAAAATTCTAGAAAACAGGAAAAATTTAAAAAGAATTTCCTGTATGTTGCCGATAAAATAAAAGAAGTTGAAGAAAAAGATCAGGTAAGAAATTTTCAACCACCAATTTCTGGAGAAGAAATTATGGAAATGTTTAACCTTAAACCAGGTCGAGAAATAGGAATTTTAAAGGAAAAAGTAAAAGAAGCAATTCTGGAAGGTGAAATTGGAAACGACCATCAAGAAGCGAAAAGTTTTGTAATTACAGAAGCCGAGAAACTAGGATTGACTTTAGCTTAA
- a CDS encoding DUF5074 domain-containing protein, with the protein MKLNRLLQFIFGFVLLFSISCTSDYEEIIPEITYNNGFLIINEGNFGTPNADVTFLTKDLTLMQNDIYKAKNNNENLGDVLQTMVLNGDKAYLLLNNSNRIQIVDRYTFKKTGEITSQLNNPRYMAIANGNLYVSNDKYGGAKFVNVYKLSDNSFVTKIDFASTSTVERVVEAGGNIFVQNASYGFGNTITKINTTTNAIEGAPIAMPNGDITKTVTYNNNVYAIAQGTADSYIYQINPAGSIVKTTTLTGIANGTNLQIDGGRYYFTSSNKIYSMDMNSTTIPTNPIITAVDDGPNFTLYGFSVIDGRIFVSDVKKFTAPSEITVYTSGGTPTGKLKAGMGATSVYKNY; encoded by the coding sequence ATGAAATTAAACAGACTATTACAGTTTATTTTTGGATTCGTCCTGTTATTTTCGATTTCGTGTACATCAGATTACGAAGAAATAATTCCGGAAATAACTTACAATAACGGATTTCTTATCATCAACGAAGGTAACTTTGGAACACCAAATGCAGACGTTACTTTCCTTACGAAAGATTTAACCTTAATGCAGAATGATATCTACAAAGCAAAGAACAACAACGAAAATCTTGGTGATGTACTCCAAACAATGGTTTTAAACGGAGATAAAGCATATCTTTTACTGAATAACTCAAACAGAATTCAGATTGTAGACCGTTATACATTTAAAAAAACAGGAGAAATTACATCTCAGCTAAACAATCCTCGTTATATGGCAATTGCAAACGGAAATCTTTACGTTTCAAACGATAAGTATGGAGGAGCAAAGTTTGTAAATGTTTATAAATTGTCTGACAATTCTTTTGTGACGAAAATTGATTTTGCGTCTACAAGCACCGTAGAAAGAGTGGTAGAAGCTGGTGGAAATATTTTTGTGCAAAACGCTTCATACGGTTTTGGTAATACCATTACAAAAATCAACACAACTACTAATGCAATTGAAGGAGCTCCTATTGCAATGCCAAACGGAGATATTACTAAAACAGTAACATACAATAACAATGTTTATGCAATTGCTCAAGGAACCGCTGATTCTTATATCTATCAGATCAATCCAGCTGGAAGTATTGTAAAAACAACTACTCTTACAGGAATTGCTAATGGTACCAATCTTCAGATTGACGGGGGTAGATATTATTTTACTTCAAGCAATAAAATTTATTCGATGGATATGAATTCTACAACAATTCCTACAAATCCTATTATTACAGCAGTTGATGACGGACCCAACTTCACTCTTTACGGATTTAGCGTTATTGACGGAAGAATCTTTGTATCTGATGTGAAAAAATTCACTGCGCCAAGCGAAATAACAGTTTATACTAGTGGAGGAACTCCAACTGGCAAACTTAAAGCAGGAATGGGAGCTACATCGGTTTATAAAAACTACTAA